The following is a genomic window from Engraulis encrasicolus isolate BLACKSEA-1 chromosome 13, IST_EnEncr_1.0, whole genome shotgun sequence.
AGGAATCCATGATGAATGACGATCTTCAAAGACGTCAAAGACGgcttctttatttttatttttttatatatatattttttttttgtgtggcatttttgcctttatttcgacaggacagtatgagaggaggcaggaagtgagtgggagagggagaagggcgaggattggcaaatgacccaggccggaatcgaatccgggtcaacggcgtagtaacccagtgccctaccgtaaggccacggcagggccatacatcttttttttttacagtattctAGATTTGTTGATTCTTGTCTTTATTCACGTCGTTCCCAGAAGAAGGCATTTTGCGAactgacctggatgaatgacaatCTTCACTGGAATAGAATAGAAACCTTCATCATTATGCACAGTGCAATGGGACTTGAATGCAATGAGATTTGATTTGATAAAATACTGGTAGCCGAGTAGCCGTTTTCATCTGATACATATACCGGTTAGCTCCTCTTTCAACATGTgtctttttttacctttttaaAGGTCGCTTCCGGCAGATCGAGGTGCTGACCACGGTGGCCAACGCCTTCTCGTCACTCTACTCCCAGGTGTCGGGCCTGCCGGTGCAGAAGATCGGTAACCCCAGCCTGGACGCGGGCGGAgccgcagcagcatcagcaggagaggctggtggtggtggtggcgatagTTCACCCGAGGACAAAGACAAAAGCGGGGCTGCCAAGGAGCACGCTCCGATAGCCCGCACCCCCTCGAACTCCACCCTCAACGCCGTCAAGATCCTCAAGAAACGCGTCACGCGCCACAACCTCTTCGCCGGCGCATCGCCTGAGGGCGGGGGTGGGAGTCTAGTAgagggtggtggcggcggcggcggtggtggtggtgctgctgctgctgctgctgcggtcaCCATGACAACGAACTCTGACCCCAGCAGCCTGGGTGTTGACGTCGGTGTGGGAGCCGGTACTGGTACTGCGGAAGACCCAAGCAGCCCCGTTGACCTGAAGCCTCAGAAGGTGTTCAGGAAGAAGGACTCGCCACCCTTGGCCACCGTCACAGAGGAGGGGCTACTGGGGAGTACAGAGAGCTCCTGCAGCAATGGAGAAGCTCCGCACTCCACCACCGCTGGCCTCGCGGCTAAACCTGCAACACACACTAgcggtgggtattggcaaagggttcaccattgaatgcgcatcacgatacacatgccacgatgtgaTTCTATCACGATGTAGTGTGATTTGTGTACTATTGCGATATGATAGCCATCTTTGCTGAAGTAAATGTGTGAAAAGGCAGGTGATTTGTCAGCTGATGTGTAGCGTTCATGTCAATTCCTTTTATTAAGCATTTTAGCATTTGGGAGAGAGCATCCACAAGAGAAATATTGCCtgctctctactgaacaaaatgaaccagtgcCCAATTCaattttgttattattaaataatcGGTTTGTATTAATTGATgtagtatattgtgaaaataaatatCACGATACATTGCCATAAATCGGCATTttgcagtatatcgtgaaaacaagtatcgcaatgcattgtcctaacattttttttgcacacccctaacacacaACCCAGGAGAGGGACAGGAGGAGCAAGGCCAAGCACAGCCCCAGACTATGGAGCTTCCAGAGGGATGCGTGGTGGAGGGAagcctggtggtggtgggcctgGAGTCCCCGGTGCGGGTGAGCATCAGCGGGGTGTCCGAGGAGAGCGGCGGGGGTcccctggaggaggagcaggaggaggttcTCCAGAAGGCCATCACCTCCACGCCAGACAAGGAGCCCAGCAGCAACCTGCTCCCCAACCCCCTCCTCGAGCACCTCCGCACCTCCCCACAGGCCCGCGAGTCCTTTGAGATGGACGAGGTAAAGAaaccaggaccctgtttctcaaaagcattgttgctaaccagttacagTAACTTGGtaggttgccaatgagaaattgcattgcatccaattaaccctttgaggagtaaggaatttctagaggttcttctagaattttaatggaacactctacagctcctatagacgtctgtgttaaaaatcccgcaaagacattatgacatcataatgagaactcaaaatttgggcaaaattctaatcacatatttgtgatggtactcctcaaagggttaagttgCTAACTTAAAACTAACTTTCTTAGCAaccatgctttcgagaaatgcactctaGTACTCAAATAATGTTGGTGTTTTGTGACTCCGCGTCtgtggtattttttttattttggtagtCGATAAACCAAGAGTCCTTCGAGATGAATGAGGTTAACAAATTCCCAAGTTTATTATTTGTTTTGCATTTGGGTGACTTTGAGGTGTATCCCAACAATTTTGAAGTGAGAAAACCACGACCTGTTTTGTACCTTGGTCTGGTAAATTTTCGTTTGGTTAGTCCTGATGCAAAGACTTGAAAAAAGTGTTTGTCTTGTGTTTGGGGTAACCTTTTGTTTGGGTAGTCTACTCAGCCCAAGACCACTTAACAGGTGCTTTGTTGAAAGGAGGTTCCAGTTTTGTAAATTGTTCACTGACTTATTGAACATTAACAAGACAAGAATTTCAGTGGATAGTTTTATTAGTCTTAAAAAAAACGTATTTGCAGTCCTTATGAGCATACGCATCCCCCGGGGATCAACAAAGTTGCTGTACTGTATTCTACTTTGCAGTGTACATGACCCATGTTTTTTATTGGTTCAACTTTTGTAGACATGGAATCATTGCTGTTTTtgtgggtttttatttttttgtttgtttagtcttTGACTTTGAAACTAGTCCTTGGGGTTAAGTGCTAAAGGTCGCAGTAGCTACCACCCACGCCggatgcagaggaggagggcTGTTCCCAGACTCCCACATCCCATAGTAATCTCCCTCAGCATCACTGTGGCAACGCCATTGTGAGAAAGCCAACAGTCCTGACATGTACTGTAGCTAAAAATACTGGAGAGGCTCGGGAACTTGTTTTGCCCCAGAGAATAGGCCAGAGCGACCGACAGCGGTTGGTTTTTGTCTCGCTAATGCCTTGCGGTATgtgtcaagatgttttttttgttgttgtgttgcatTGGACCGTTTGATTGTCATGTGTGACGAAAAAGAAAATGTTCCCACAATAGCTTTCAACGTTGTGTAGTTTGGATGACGACAGAAGCTTGTTGCTTAGACTTGTTGCTATAGCCTAATTGAGTGTTGAGTAAGATGAAATGTTTCTAAAATTATCAATACTTTTGTTATTGGGAGATTAGGTGTGAAACTTTCCTGACATAGCACTTGTGTTATTTAAAGCAGAAAACAAGTTTAGGTAGGTTCACCCTGGTTCTGTTCTGAATGCATCTCACAAGCAATTACAATGTTTACAATGTACTAGGAGGACGATGTTAAGtgttttaagtattcattttgtatgcatgtgtgtgtttgtgtgtgcgtctgtgcgcgcgcgcacgtgtgtgtgtgtgtgtgtgtgtgtgtgtgtgtgtgtgtgtgtgtgtgtgtgtgtgtgtgtgtgtgtgtgtgtgtgtgtgtgtgtgtgtgtgtgtgtgtgtgtgtgtgtgtgtgtgtgtgtgtgtgtgtgtgtgtgtgtgtgtgtgtgtccgtccgcagCTGCAGGAAGACGAGCCTGGCACTCGCAGCACTTCTCGAGCTGGCAGCGGTGAGTTTGTCCTGCAGTAAAACTTGCTCATccgttacacagacacacacatgcacacatgcccacacatacacacagatgcacacatgcacacattgcaaacacacactgcaaacactgTGCCGGATATTCCAGGAATGTCGTCTGTCCGCAACCCTATCTGCTATTGGttcaacacacactgacacacacacacgcacacacacacacacacacacagacacacacacgcacgcacaaacacctgCTTGCACACGTACACTATCGATAACTTTCCATCCTCTCTCGTCTATATTTATCCGTTTCTGAGTAAATAAGGGGTGACGCCTATGATGTTCCATGATGTTCCTTGATGCTGCAGAAACTCAGTGCCTGAGGTTTTTTTGTGtatcttttttgccttttttgtcctTGACAAACAAGTTTTAAACAGTTTTATTTGAAGCTAATTCACTCCTTCTGCCATTTTCCAAAACAATGTGGCCCCAAGTCTTTGATTACTTCAGTGAGAGCAGACATTCAGACGACTTTCTTTTCTCGATTGGGGGATTGAGTTAAGCCCGGGGTCTTTATAATGCAGAACATTTGCTGCTAAGAACACCGGTCACGTCTATTAAATTTGCGTGACCACCagttaaatatctctctctctctctctctctctctctctctctctctctctctctctctctctctctctctctctctctctctctctctctctctctctctctctctctctctctctctctctctctctctctctctctctctcgctcacattctctctctctcgctcacattctctctctctctctctctctctctctctctctctctctctctctctgtctcggggGCAGAACGACCTTGCTGGTGTTGTTACTTCTCATGGTACATTGGGTTCAGCATCGTTCCTCCAGTTGCCCTCTCAGTTGCCCTTGTTAGAATAACACCCCCTTGGTACCGACCAAACTCTGGAAAATCAGAAGTGATGCAAGTCTGCCCCCTTGTGGTCCTTATTTGCACTGACAGTACAGCTCTTCAGAATAATAAACATTCAAATACATGCGTACGGTTCACACTCTCATCTGATATGTGGAGACCGCTGAACATAATAACACTTTAATAGCACACCCAGTCAGCTGTGTGCGTGCTTCACCACTACTTTGTGAATGGAAAGCTCAGTCTCGTTTTTTGGTTCAGAGGCTATCGCTCAGTGTATTTTTGACGATTTTTATTGCTCTGTGATTTATGTAATCTGTGGTTTATGGTTTTAGCCTTAAGTGTCAGAGTGCTGTATAATTGTGATCAGCAAGGCTGTGGGCTGGTTGGCCAGTTACACcgtttaggccagtggttctcaaccctctTTGAACAAATGGCACCTTGACCTCATAAgcggtcaaacataccaaagccgaacggaacggacgcggaACGGACGCGGGacaaacgcggtctttctgcttagtttcggctagtgtgtttttctttgcctttcacactgacagcgccggcgtgcgcggccagtcctgttcaaaacccccccacagccaaagctagcgtgctaccttgccattcatttgaatgagataccgccggtcgccggcgtgaaaaatacgctcgagttcaaTTTTCCAAATGCACGCCCGACTACCGCCTGTTGGTgtataaggacagatatgtttcaatgtattttcaccgacgccggtaaaaatctcGGCCATTCCGcggcgctttaccgccctagtgtgtaagacccctaagtctCCCAACGCACCCTTGACCTATTCATACGCCTCCCGGCGTcctcttgacctcaccataagcctcccaacggccCCTTAACCTCATCTTGAGCCTCCCGGCGTcctcttgacctcaccataagcctcccaatggcccttgacctcatcataagcctgaaaaAATATCATAGGCTAATGCCCCGTAATGGCAACTGAGCAGCCcaacccccactcccccacccctcgGCTGTATCCTTCTCACCGGTCCGCTAGGCCTCCCTAATGTCCCCTGGGGGGCCaaagagcccccattgagaaacactgatttagctCATCAAGGTTGACAGTTCAATTACACCATCTTTCATTTTACTCAATATTTTTATGATGATACAATTGCAATGGTCCTTAGTAGGGTTGCATAAGAGTGACGCAGCAATGAGATGAGAAAGTAATTtgaggattttttcccccttgtctTAAATATGATCTTTGTCTTTGAGCTTATCCTCAAAGTTATGTGGATTATCACCTCAGTGAGATTCAGTAGAGAGATTGCAGAGTGCAGTGCATTCAGAACATTTCAGATACCAAAAGCCTGTTTGTTTTACTTCCAGGCATctagacacacgtacacatgtacacgcacacgtacacacgtacacacacgtacacacacacacacacacacacacacacacacacacacacacacacacacacacacacacacacacacacacacaacgtgaatGAAAACATTGGCCATCATCCTGTTTTTCTTATTATCAATGACCATATTGCAGTGCGCCTCCTACTTAttgctatactcatgaacggccatctgggtactttgctcgtaaatttgcgttacgcccctttatgggtgaaaacaaaccgaatatctcatcaacttacatgcgacatcggcttgtctaaatgaacacagtccatgcttcagccacggctggttggctatattatttgaaaagccagcaacgcaacacgttttcagcatgttgcgcatgaacaacgctagtctacaggtccgtatctttcgtttattaaacctcaacatcaccaattggcttgcatgggttgttttcccccacaaatgggcgtaacgcacatggaaaacgtcacgccgttcatgagtattataCCAAGGTAATTTATTCAACGTGATGGATTTCTTTTGTTTGTGTCCGCAGAGCTCCTCAGGACAGCCAGCCAGCAGTCGGACAGCAGTGGCTTTGCTGAAGACCCCTCCACTGACTGCTCCGCTAACTACTTGAAGGTAATTAAGTCGTTTGAGCATTCCTTTAGTTCTTAAGTGTCATTTGGAATCCTGTGATAACAAAGTAAGACCACAGTCATTTGGAATCCTATTCAAGTAGATCACACAGCaagacacttttaaaagtcaacCCAATCTGTGGCATTTATTACTGTTAAACACAGTACGAGACATTAACCAACATTAAGTTACACAAATCTGAATCACAAAGCTACACAAAGAaatcgcaggcaggcaggcaggcaggcaggcaggcaggcaggcaggcaggcaggcaggcaggcaggcaggcaggcaggcaggcaggcaggcaggcaggcaggcaggcaggcaggcaggcaggcaggcaggcaggcaggcaggcaggcaggcaggcaggcaggcaggcaggcaggcaggaaggcaggcaggcaggcaggcaggcaggcaggcaggcaggcaggcaggcaggcaggcaggcaggcaggcaggcaggcaggcaggcaggcaggcaggcaggcaggcaggcaggcaggcaggcaggcaggcaggagaggcaaTAGCAAGGTGTCTTTTGAAAATAAATCCTCAACAGAAGGAGCAGTCTGACCCTAGAGCTTTCCACCCGTGCTTGATTGTCGGATCAGGTGTTTCCAATTAGGCCACTCCCACAGTCATCTGAGCCAGGTCATTGGAATGCTAGCAGAAGAGAGACCAACACACAACAGGAAAGGCATGGCAGCCAAAACAAATGCACAGCTATGAATGGGTTGCTTTTTACATTagaactatattacattacatttagcagactcgACTTAAAAGGAGAACATTCAAGTACAGCAGTATCCAAGTGaattagaacagatagagagcagaaaacaATAGTGAATGGCCGATAAAGTGTCATGCAGGTTAGTACCCAATGCTTAGAGATGAGTCTAGCTAGTTACGATATGCAAGGAAGCTCTTTCGGAAGAGATGAATCAAAGAAGATGAATCTAACAAGAagagtcattttgtttcttttccggtatccacttaatgtcgggtgaacgcccctttaggagaccttcggttaggagaactTCGGAGTcctggagtgcgttgcaatatgcaaccttgcctcctccacttgcctcctccacttgcttctcgtcatgatgacatcactgacaacagcattatatttcagtatcttgcaaaagctcaattgtagagtcttttttcccatttgcaattgggatggtgaatgaaaaacagtccctcaaaagttgttgtggctagactgacagctgggaaactttattgttttctccacggaggaggggccaggaggcgggacgaggagacaagcgcaagtggaggaggcaaggtcgcatattaaaacgcactcctgaggttgagaatcaatgaagtccccttagcgctgtagatggcagtagcgcacgtcttgcgcaaacacctcaaaaagagaagaagaagtaggggacaacgcccccttaggagacccaacttgagcagacgcttttgcattgagtgggcgtgttttgcgatatcttcctctgattcagtatttttggatgaatcactagcttcttgaaggttaagTTGGATGACCCGCTCTTctagcaactggtagcttattccaccattgagggacaatgacTGAAAACCAGTTAGACTGGGTTGCTTGGTGTCAAAAGGTTCAGAACAAGATATCAGAGACGCTTTGGTTTATTTGCTAGGGTTAAGACATTTTGATTAAATGTTTGTGTCAATTGAAGACATTTTTTGGAACAGCATTGCCACCCATAATCCCTATTCATCCCTCCATGTAATCGTGTCTCTTCGCTAACAGGTCCAGGAGAGCTCGGACAGCTGTGACAGCGAGACCACGGTGACGTCCCACGCTGGTGACGCCACCACGCCTCTGGCCACcgacacccccacctccaccttcgACCTGGACACCCCGGCCTTGCTGGAGACCCACagcgaggaggtggaggaggaggaggagcaggagcggcTAGCTGAGAAGCAGAAGGAGGAGCTtgaacgaggagaggaggaggaggaggaggaggaggtggtgttggaggtACCTGGCTACAACGTCCACCAGTTCTCCAGGCTAGCTGAAACTAAAGAACTTGAACTGTCTGTCCCTCTAGAAGCTCCGTCTCCAGCCAACAAGCTGGGCTCCGCAACGGACCCCAGCTCAAGTGCAGAAAAGGAGGCCACTGAAGCTGGGCTTGTGGGCGAGTCGACGTCAGGCTCCACTAAGGACTCGAACTCTGGAGgtctggagaaggagaagggggagagcacGATGCAACAGCCCAGCCCTGAAGCCTCTTCAGCGGATGGTGAGGTGAGAGGCATGGGTCGCCTCAACCCGTCTGACCGGGTCCGCACAGCGCTGCACCGGGCCAAGGAACGCTCAGTTTCGGTGTGCGACGACCGGGTCGGTGGTGGTGGCGACGGAGGCGTCCAGAGCCCAGGGTCCAGGGCCCAGGAGCTGCGGAAGGCCCGTCTGAGCCGGGCCCCCTTGCAGAAGTCCCACTCGCTGCCCACCTCCCTGCTCACGCCGTCCCGCGTGGTCTCGTCCCTGCGCATCCAGCTGGGCCACGGTTCGATCCGGCACTGCACCACGCCCACCTTCTCCTACCGCTACACCGCGGACGCGGAGGGGGCCATGGAGGTGTGCTCCATCAAGGAGGAAGGGTGCagcgatgaagaggaggaggacgtagaggtagaggaggaggggggagaggaaggcaGGCAAGCCAGCTCTCGTCAATCCACCCTTGTCATTAACGCACGTGGTGGACCGCCCGACCAGGTGTCTGGGTCTGGCGTGCCGGATATGCCCTTCAGCCGGATTCGCCCGTACCCGCCGTCCATGCCCGGTCACCTGACCATGTCCACTACATCCCTCTACAGCGgtaccccccaccaacaccaccagcagcacgaCTGGTCCCCCCTCCACCGGCCCCTGAGTGAGGGGGGAGGCTGGAGCAGCGTGCCCAACCTTACCATGACCCCCCagggccatcatcatcatcaccatcaccacccccacgcCCCGTCTCCCTCACCCCTCCACGGACTACAGCACCTGCAGCACAACGCGCCGCCCCAGTTCCAGTTCCGTTCGCCGTACCCCAACACCACCATCCCCGGCACCGGTCTGCTCGGGTCGCCCCACGCCAGCCTCAACTCGTCCTTCAACAGCGCCCTCGCCCCCCCGACCCCAGCCAGCTGCCTCACTACCCCCTCCCCCAcgcccctcttcttctctcctccccagaGCGCCTACTTTACGCCTCCGCAGAGCGCCGGGATGTTCCAGAACAACAGCAACAACGCCGCCGCCGCCTCCGCCAGCGCCCTCTACGGGCAGATGCATGGCATGGCGTCCCCTTACGGCTCTCTATTCCACTCTcagcaacatcagcagcagcagcagcagcagcagcagcagcagcagcagatgcccCAACCACAGCaataccagcagcagcagtaccagcagcagcagatgccccaaccacagcagcaacagcagcagcctcaAACCGCCCAGCCTGACGGGCGCTTCGGTTCCCCAGTGCCTTCCTACAGCCCCCTGGTGCACCCCCACAGCGCCCCCTACAGTATGCAGCAATACAGCACACCGCCCCCCGGCGTCCTCGGTCAGCCCTacccccatcacccccacccACAGTACTCGGGGCCGCCTTACTTCCCCTTCCCCCAGCAGATGGCGCCGCACCCCTTGGTCCACACCCCCTCGCCGCCGCAGGCCCCCTCCAGCACCGAGATGCAGCTCCGGAGGGTGCTGCACGAGATCCGCGGTACCGTGCAGAACCTGGCCCAGGTGAGtggtatcagagattctttaagtatatagagatatgccaatgtaataggttgctatgggcacctgacatgaccaggttccggtctgcctaaaggggcgtgtcataaaactcctagcattgaatagaacagtccttaggtctgcctaaagggggatttccccccactaacccttgcaataatagaaccaggaaacaatgggccaatggaacctctctctctctactctctctggtggtaCTGTTTTCAGCCGTGTAGCTGCCGGTGCCATTGCTAGTTACCAGTTACCTGCGAACGCATTCATACCATACCgcattcataccaggctctgaactttccctcacgtgactgtgtgttacccggatgaaccttctGACGTCCACGTTGACGTCATGGTTCGGTTTCCCATGAATTTGATTGACTGATTTATTTGGGTGCAATAGTACTGGTTTAAAGTAACCCTAAGTACGTTTTCCATCCTATTAAAATGGGCCATTGCAAAAGAATTTCAATATACTACTGAAACTGTTTTGTATCCATGTGCTACAACTTCATTAACTTAAATTATTCATAATAATTCATCATAATTACAATTACTAAATCATAACTTAATTAAACACGAATTAAGCCAGTTTATGTAAGACGGTAACCCTGATCTTTTGTTGGTATGAAACATAATCCCGAGCAAGTGTTTATAACAACAGTGTTATCCTCAGATGTTGTTCAAATATTGtgcagaacacacgcacacacactttcacacacaaacaaacaaacttgatCTAGTCTTAGCCAGATCTTGTGACCGACTAGACATTACGCTGCAGCACGtagctgtgtgtgttgtatacttTTCCTACACGTACCCAGTACAAGTTCGGTGGAAGTTTGATCAGTGTCTGGGAAATGAAAGctccttatttattttattttgagagTGATAACCACAATCCTGGTGCCCATGCCACTGTCAGGTGTAAGTGAGTCACATGTGTTTGCATTGTCTTCCTGCACAAACAGGCAGCGATAGCGTTGATCTCGGAGGCCCTCGCTTTTATGTGGCTGTACCTCCCTGAGAGCAA
Proteins encoded in this region:
- the itprid2 gene encoding protein ITPRID2 isoform X5, which translates into the protein MFAFRFHVEWNGAERNGTRSLCIGVSRNGCSFEDDLSLGAEANHLQLNGTKAEVPCYAVAAKEKRSQFKQKGRSMNSTGSGRSNTTVSSGLSSSLSVSELLDLYEEDPEEVLYNLGFGREEPNISAKVPSRFFNGSSGARGIDIKVYLNAQLQRMELENPNYALTSRFRQIEVLTTVANAFSSLYSQVSGLPVQKIGNPSLDAGGAAAASAGEAGGGGGDSSPEDKDKSGAAKEHAPIARTPSNSTLNAVKILKKRVTRHNLFAGASPEGGGGSLVEGGGGGGGGGGAAAAAAAVTMTTNSDPSSLGVDVGVGAGTGTAEDPSSPVDLKPQKVFRKKDSPPLATVTEEGLLGSTESSCSNGEAPHSTTAGLAAKPATHTSGEGQEEQGQAQPQTMELPEGCVVEGSLVVVGLESPVRVSISGVSEESGGGPLEEEQEEVLQKAITSTPDKEPSSNLLPNPLLEHLRTSPQARESFEMDELQEDEPGTRSTSRAGSELLRTASQQSDSSGFAEDPSTDCSANYLKVQESSDSCDSETTVTSHAGDATTPLATDTPTSTFDLDTPALLETHSEEVEEEEEQERLAEKQKEELERGEEEEEEEEVVLEVPGYNVHQFSRLAETKELELSVPLEAPSPANKLGSATDPSSSAEKEATEAGLVGESTSGSTKDSNSGGLEKEKGESTMQQPSPEASSADGEVRGMGRLNPSDRVRTALHRAKERSVSVCDDRVGGGGDGGVQSPGSRAQELRKARLSRAPLQKSHSLPTSLLTPSRVVSSLRIQLGHGSIRHCTTPTFSYRYTADAEGAMEVCSIKEEGCSDEEEEDVEVEEEGGEEGRQASSRQSTLVINARGGPPDQVSGSGVPDMPFSRIRPYPPSMPGHLTMSTTSLYSGTPHQHHQQHDWSPLHRPLSEGGGWSSVPNLTMTPQGHHHHHHHHPHAPSPSPLHGLQHLQHNAPPQFQFRSPYPNTTIPGTGLLGSPHASLNSSFNSALAPPTPASCLTTPSPTPLFFSPPQSAYFTPPQSAGMFQNNSNNAAAASASALYGQMHGMASPYGSLFHSQQHQQQQQQQQQQQQQMPQPQQYQQQQYQQQQMPQPQQQQQQPQTAQPDGRFGSPVPSYSPLVHPHSAPYSMQQYSTPPPGVLGQPYPHHPHPQYSGPPYFPFPQQMAPHPLVHTPSPPQAPSSTEMQLRRVLHEIRGTVQNLAQSSTPCFGDNPPDAFSPQRSVQSLYEELQVRKRSLAVFRTQMMDLELALMRQQSQVYQHLNQDERLEAEQLQGLRGAVRQELQELELQVEDRLLTLNEQLRTAPNPAFYRHPMAMLRGQSLDSLSNASALEPVSELLREQLYLQSELGYEGGLSRATTPLSSSGRSSGTASPSRGVSSSFSSSRPPPHTSSSSSPQRGALYRASVNLTPAAPPRPGQEASSFFAQEAEVVEGGQQMGEEEVEGGGGGSVGWCSSTSTGGEQGSQAAINPHLLEERGQDGGQGAGGGAGGGGRSVTERAVENPHLQQLIKEIKDSIADEIRQEIVSELLAAVGPRRTATPSREQQQQQQP
- the itprid2 gene encoding protein ITPRID2 isoform X6, whose amino-acid sequence is MKPNLLENGAFDPGSLSRARRRRFGGRATNHLQLNGTKAEVPCYAVAAKEKRSQFKQKGRSMNSTGSGRSNTTVSSGLSSSLSVSELLDLYEEDPEEVLYNLGFGREEPNISAKVPSRFFNGSSGARGIDIKVYLNAQLQRMELENPNYALTSRFRQIEVLTTVANAFSSLYSQVSGLPVQKIGNPSLDAGGAAAASAGEAGGGGGDSSPEDKDKSGAAKEHAPIARTPSNSTLNAVKILKKRVTRHNLFAGASPEGGGGSLVEGGGGGGGGGGAAAAAAAVTMTTNSDPSSLGVDVGVGAGTGTAEDPSSPVDLKPQKVFRKKDSPPLATVTEEGLLGSTESSCSNGEAPHSTTAGLAAKPATHTSGEGQEEQGQAQPQTMELPEGCVVEGSLVVVGLESPVRVSISGVSEESGGGPLEEEQEEVLQKAITSTPDKEPSSNLLPNPLLEHLRTSPQARESFEMDELQEDEPGTRSTSRAGSELLRTASQQSDSSGFAEDPSTDCSANYLKVQESSDSCDSETTVTSHAGDATTPLATDTPTSTFDLDTPALLETHSEEVEEEEEQERLAEKQKEELERGEEEEEEEEVVLEVPGYNVHQFSRLAETKELELSVPLEAPSPANKLGSATDPSSSAEKEATEAGLVGESTSGSTKDSNSGGLEKEKGESTMQQPSPEASSADGEVRGMGRLNPSDRVRTALHRAKERSVSVCDDRVGGGGDGGVQSPGSRAQELRKARLSRAPLQKSHSLPTSLLTPSRVVSSLRIQLGHGSIRHCTTPTFSYRYTADAEGAMEVCSIKEEGCSDEEEEDVEVEEEGGEEGRQASSRQSTLVINARGGPPDQVSGSGVPDMPFSRIRPYPPSMPGHLTMSTTSLYSGTPHQHHQQHDWSPLHRPLSEGGGWSSVPNLTMTPQGHHHHHHHHPHAPSPSPLHGLQHLQHNAPPQFQFRSPYPNTTIPGTGLLGSPHASLNSSFNSALAPPTPASCLTTPSPTPLFFSPPQSAYFTPPQSAGMFQNNSNNAAAASASALYGQMHGMASPYGSLFHSQQHQQQQQQQQQQQQQMPQPQQYQQQQYQQQQMPQPQQQQQQPQTAQPDGRFGSPVPSYSPLVHPHSAPYSMQQYSTPPPGVLGQPYPHHPHPQYSGPPYFPFPQQMAPHPLVHTPSPPQAPSSTEMQLRRVLHEIRGTVQNLAQSSTPCFGDNPPDAFSPQRSVQSLYEELQVRKRSLAVFRTQMMDLELALMRQQSQVYQHLNQDERLEAEQLQGLRGAVRQELQELELQVEDRLLTLNEQLRTAPNPAFYRHPMAMLRGQSLDSLSNASALEPVSELLREQLYLQSELGYEGGLSRATTPLSSSGRSSGTASPSRGVSSSFSSSRPPPHTSSSSSPQRGALYRASVNLTPAAPPRPGQEASSFFAQEAEVVEGGQQMGEEEVEGGGGGSVGWCSSTSTGGEQGSQAAINPHLLEERGQDGGQGAGGGAGGGGRSVTERAVENPHLQQLIKEIKDSIADEIRQEIVSELLAAVGPRRTATPSREQQQQQQP